One Gemmatimonadaceae bacterium genomic window, GTTTCTCTTCGTCATCATGCTTCTCAACCTCGGTCATCCTTCGGAGATCGCCGACAAGCGCGGCCTCTGGGCGACTCTGATCGCGGTTGGGATGGGAATTGTACTGGTGGCGCAAATCATGGTGATTTCGAGCGGAAAGGTGGCGACTCCATACGTGATGCCCCCCAACTTCGCCGCCGACCAGATGAAGAAGATGGGCGCCGTAAGCACTGTTGCCGCTCCACTCTTCAATGAGTACCTGCTCGCATTCGAGCTGACGAGCGTGTTGCTGCTGGTGGCGATTGCCGGAGCGGTTGTGCTGGGGCGAAAGAGAGACGGCCGTGCTGGCTGAGTCGCTCGCACTATCGGCCGTGCTGTTCACTATCGGTGTCGTGGGAGTCCTCACGCGCCGGAACGCGATCATCATCTTCATGTGCGTGGAGCTGATGCTCAACGCGGTGAACCTCACTTTTGTCGCCTTCTCGCG contains:
- the nuoK gene encoding NADH-quinone oxidoreductase subunit NuoK, translating into MLAESLALSAVLFTIGVVGVLTRRNAIIIFMCVELMLNAVNLTFVAFSRVYGATGQVFVVFVMTVAAAEAAVGLAIIIAIFRHRQTVNLQNINLMKG
- a CDS encoding NADH-quinone oxidoreductase subunit J → MQLQYPLFYTFHFYLFGVIAIASALAFVTRKSPVAAALWLVNTMFSLSALFVLLDAQFIGVMQVLVYAGAIMVVFLFVIMLLNLGHPSEIADKRGLWATLIAVGMGIVLVAQIMVISSGKVATPYVMPPNFAADQMKKMGAVSTVAAPLFNEYLLAFELTSVLLLVAIAGAVVLGRKRDGRAG